cttttgcaaaaacttcgcgactcaatttcggaaattcctaaattttggttccgcccagggttcaagcagccccttgtaacgggcatcaaaaatgccacgttacaattcTCCCCCCCCTAGACGGAACGTGGGGGGTGTCAGAGCGCCAGCGCTGCATCCCGCGAGCCGAACTCCGCGAGGTGACCGCAAGCTTAAGATAATTACACGCCAATGCGCAGTATTCATTGatcaacaaacaaaaacattaaaaaaaaatgcatcgaTAACCGTATCCAAGAGACCTCCGCCTGGGTCACATCAGATGACCGAGCCTCCTGGTTTTCGCCACTACCGCCACTGCCTCCCTTCCCAGTGGCAATTTTGCCACGGTGAGTGCTCGGACTCGCAATCGTATCTGGAATTATTGAGCACCACTTGTCACTGGGACTCACCCCTCGCACCCGCTTGTATTAGTATCATAACCGCGACCAACGAAATCCAATAAACAAACCTTGACCGCGgaatcaaaacaaaaagagaaagagaaaaaaaaattgtacacgaCAGCGCTCAGGATGGTGTCAGTCGAAACAACGCCACAGCTGTTTTCAAGTACAACCTTCAAAACCAACCGGCCAATCAACAGCGGTCTTCGAAATCCAAacataattcaaaattctaaaCATTCTGTAGCGAACAAGAGGAGTCATCCCGGGCAAGCGTATCTGTTATATAACACTGAGAACCCACACCCGCAATCCTCAACTCAAGTAATTGCGATAGCGTCACAacacaaaaatcaaaaacaataGTCTCGGGCTGAAATCATACACCGTCGCCCCtgcggcaaaaaaaaaaaagaaaaaccaaaaaaactaaaaaaatcaGCCGCGACCTGCAATCGAAAGTTCCGCAATCGTCCcctgataataaaaaaaacagagatacgaaaaaaaatcgaaaccaaaaatccaaataaaatttaaaccaGAAAGCAAATGGAAAGGCGATAATAGCAGGCAAACCATCAGAGGGGTAATGTGCGCGCGAACATACGCAAGGGTTTTCTCAGTCACCCGGTATATTCGCGACGTCGTAGCCTGAGTTAACCACGAACGGTGATTGGCAAATTTTCGATAAGAATAGTGCCAGACATGACCCCGAACGAGGTTGAGTCGCTGGTGCGACGTCATTTGGAAAAGCAATGGGTGACTAGAGGCAGTCCCAACACAATGAAAGTCAGCATGGGTCATGGTGGAAAACCATGGACAGAGAATCCGGATCACCCGCACTACCTAGCCGGTCGTAAAGCAACGAAACACGTCTACAAGGTTGATCCGGATTTGTCGCGTGAGGGTGGTTCCATTCCTGTGACGCTAACTTTCCAAGAAGTGACTGGTAAGAACGTTCTCCTATTGCCGGTTGGCTGTGGCGATGATGGTGCACATTCCCAAAACGAAAAGCTCAACGTGCGCAACTACATAGAAGGCGTAAGTTTGTTAAATTAGTAtttattgctcgaaacgaaactaaaactaattattcgacgGTGCGCCGTCGGGCTACCGAACAGACGGCGTCCTCAATCTCACTCGAGATCTCACCCGACTCGGAGCTCCAAAACGTtacccgctaatccgagcactccaattcggcacttcccgacctactcgagaggtgacacttAAAAAACccgataacgcggctcgatCCGGTACAgcgaaattcggctatacttgatttcactaacgagaaagactcaactaaaacccgtgactctactcaactttctcaggaactcaaaatttactctaCTCTAACACGCGTattcaggctacggtcatcaagcaaaagaatcggcaaaagaatttcgagtacttctctacaacgcaaatccaaaacggctatccggtactcggcaagccttttcgcaattatgctcgaaattcaatcgcggggatagaagcagcgcttaccttctacatccttgcaaccccctttccattccccttgcgatttttgggcgactccattacttcgcgaaactccccaaaacgtgactacttatcacgaccgccagaactagagtggtttcaaaaacctactacctgccgcaacacggatctcgatacgccatcccacacgtgacgtcatacccacaagaatacgcaataatcgatccgtcatcgatttcgtcgatcgcgcTACTCGACGCACACCTTCAATagcatcgctgcgcagaacttaaagctagatcgcaatctcgtcctccgcgcagctccatgacgtcttggcggtgagcgtggtgctccctcgtcgctagtcggtaGGGATGGGCGATATCAGTAAAAAACATCAACATCGAactatcgatattttttcaattttcgctATCGAACCATCGATATTCTTAGAAAAACATCGAAACATCGATTGTCGATATCGATATTGAAAATGAGcgcgaaaatttaaaaaaattataattatctctaaaataaacatacaaaaataataattctaattttcaatttattttttactcaaataattAAAAGCATTTATACTATAACATAAGTAATTTTATCATAGATGGAGTTAAAAAAGATGGAGTATACCCTCTGCAGGTAAATCACTCGACGATGTCGATAGTTCAAATTATTCCATCGACTATCGATATTTTGACCTAGAAAAACCATCGACTAAAAATATCGATGTTTCCCCCGAAAACAATCGATAGTTGAAACATCGATGCATATCGCCCATCCCTActagtcggtccgtcgcaagttcgccggtcaattgttggcggggtgaaaggggagaggctgcggcgcgccggccgccagcgggaatcgcgtccaccttggatttccgcgatgaacaaaaaaaacctgaaatatcttacgctaTTCGCTAAGGGGTCCCCTCTTGTAGTTTCGGAAgcgtgactctagtcctggcgctcttttgcaaaaacttcgcgattcaatttcggaaattcctaaattttggttccgcccagggttcaaggagccccttgttacgggcatcaaaaatgccacgttacagaatgtataacattttttaattctgccCGAAATCAATAAATTCTCATATTTCGATGGTTCTTGTGTCGTTtccaaataaaaatgcaaaagtATAGAATGAAACTTTATAACCATTTATAAATgtgatgaataaaaacacatttcGTTGCTGAAAGCGCGGATCCACTAAACACAAGGctttttacctttatttattttttcggcTAATTCAAATGTGGATGCGCGTTTtgagtgttttttttaactaatgccgcgaaaaaaagaattatacgCCCTTTCATCACTAAATTCATCTTTTGGGCAAAtccgatattttcaaatgttagaaatcattttttcatcagtaATTGAAAtggcaaatgaaaataatgaccAAACATGCGATTCAATTTTACGCAGtttattcgtaattttttttaaatattgtaggaaaaatataattaatcacAGTTAATACTCAAAATACATCactgtaaatataaaatagctatatattttaattcacttcgggtttattcttttttttgaaaacgaagTGTCCATGCTGGTTCTCCTTTGTTGGCGTCTGCAGGTAAACTTATGCAAATAGTTTCACCAACTTTTTTCCACTGcaaaacgagagagaaaaatttaataataaataggCCATACTCCGACCTAGTTGGACAATTTTACCTTATCCATCGGAAATAATTCGAGAAACATGTACGGTACCTTCAGTTTCACACTATCAGAAAGTAGCAATATTTGAGGATTGTCAGGTATTTCCTTTGCACCCAAACATAAAGTGTCGTACTTGGGCCAGCTCAGAAGGGTGGCATAAAGGTTTTGCTTATTCGCACTTTGTGTATACCACACATCTCCGGTCGTCGTATCATTTTGCACGCTCCATGGTCTGCTGCCATAAATCGCTTCTCCATTTACTGCCAGCCAAGCACCTacgcaataaataaatcgatcgcCACGTAACGGGGGAAAAAAGGCAAAGATTGTTAAATATGAAGATATTGAAGAATATGGTAATTGGTTATATGTGTAGAACGAACTAATACCTAGACCACGAAGCCTTTCCTCAAAAATGGGTGCGATAATGCCATCTTTAGTCGGTCCGACATTCATAAGCAGATTTCCGCCACAGCTTACAGTTACTACCAGTTCGTGTACTAACTCCTTCAGTGAAAGGTAATCAGCCAGAACAGCGTTCCTTCGAAATCCCCAAGAATTCCTGTCAATAGTCATGCAATTTTCCCACTTGTGTGGCTGGAGCACACCTGAAAGTAAGATCACGGAGTTCTGAATTTTGAtgaatgtgtaaaaattggaaatcaCAATTGCAATTACCTGGGTTATAACGATCTGTACAGGTGTAGTAGCCACCGTGATGGCACGGAATGTTAGATCCCCATCGATCGTTAACTACAACTGTATCTTTGACAGGACTATCGTTATACAACCAGGCTAAAAATTCCTTAGATTTCCAATATGTGTCCGAGGCGTCCCAGTCACCGTCAGACCAGATTACCTCTGGATGATAATTATTGACAAGTTCGAGAAGCTCAGGGTATATCTTTTGAGTAACGAAGGTATCTGTTTCAAAGTTGTTATTCTTGTCATTCAAGTACATGGGATTGAACCACTCGTACATTGAATGATACAGACCAAATTTCAGGTCTGTATTTTGTCTTACAGCCTGTGCAAGATCACctacaaatttgaaatatgatttAAAACCAGGAGGAAATTGTACAcattgtgtataaatataaacctTGACAAcgttttatcaaaaattaagACAGAAGATTTAGatactatatttttcattcaaatggATTGTATATGACTTTTTCATGCccagatatatacatatatttaaaataCGGATCAATAATTGCAACATCAAATATATAAGAGAAGAAAACATCTACAACCTACGAGATCCTTATGTGGTCCAACATCAACAGAGTTCCAACTGAAGGAGTACTTTGATGGCCACAAGGTGAAGCCTTCGTGATGTTTACTCGTCAGTACGACATACCTAGCTCCAGCTGCCTTGAATAGTTCACTCCATTGTGtagcgttgaaaaattctgcagTGAAGTCACGAGCAAATTCTTGATAACTGAAGTCAGGTGCATAGTGCGCTTTCATGAAGTCCTGATACTTTTTACCAGATTCAGCTGTGAAACAGAATGGTGGTTTTAGAAGCTGAGAGGAAGGGGGGACTAAAAAAACTTAGG
This is a stretch of genomic DNA from Neodiprion fabricii isolate iyNeoFabr1 chromosome 2, iyNeoFabr1.1, whole genome shotgun sequence. It encodes these proteins:
- the LOC124176449 gene encoding alpha-L-fucosidase isoform X2, giving the protein MDSLKMSLETNHIKQPGTVWIDDRYQTAESGKKYQDFMKAHYAPDFSYQEFARDFTAEFFNATQWSELFKAAGARYVVLTSKHHEGFTLWPSKYSFSWNSVDVGPHKDLVGDLAQAVRQNTDLKFGLYHSMYEWFNPMYLNDKNNNFETDTFVTQKIYPELLELVNNYHPEVIWSDGDWDASDTYWKSKEFLAWLYNDSPVKDTVVVNDRWGSNIPCHHGGYYTCTDRYNPGVLQPHKWENCMTIDRNSWGFRRNAVLADYLSLKELVHELVVTVSCGGNLLMNVGPTKDGIIAPIFEERLRGLGAWLAVNGEAIYGSRPWSVQNDTTTGDVWYTQSANKQNLYATLLSWPKYDTLCLGAKEIPDNPQILLLSDSVKLKWKKVGETICISLPADANKGEPAWTLRFQKKE
- the LOC124176449 gene encoding alpha-L-fucosidase isoform X1; translation: MILRGLLLLCYCATSYSYQADNYVVMMNNDDVEQWNKETSQKEMNGFLEDEPRDKPYQATWDSLDRRPIPDWYEDGKIGVFIHWGVFSVPSFGSEWFWKNWKSESGKKYQDFMKAHYAPDFSYQEFARDFTAEFFNATQWSELFKAAGARYVVLTSKHHEGFTLWPSKYSFSWNSVDVGPHKDLVGDLAQAVRQNTDLKFGLYHSMYEWFNPMYLNDKNNNFETDTFVTQKIYPELLELVNNYHPEVIWSDGDWDASDTYWKSKEFLAWLYNDSPVKDTVVVNDRWGSNIPCHHGGYYTCTDRYNPGVLQPHKWENCMTIDRNSWGFRRNAVLADYLSLKELVHELVVTVSCGGNLLMNVGPTKDGIIAPIFEERLRGLGAWLAVNGEAIYGSRPWSVQNDTTTGDVWYTQSANKQNLYATLLSWPKYDTLCLGAKEIPDNPQILLLSDSVKLKWKKVGETICISLPADANKGEPAWTLRFQKKE